ACCTCGCCACGGATGAGGACCGCGAGGGGGAGGCGATCGCCTGGCACCTGCTGCAGGTGCTCGAACCGACGATCCCGGTCAAGCGGATGGTCTTCCACGAGATCACCCGGGAGGCGATCGAGCGGGCGCTCGAGAACACCCGTGAGCTGGACGACCGCCTCGTCGACGCCCAGGAGACCCGCCGCATCCTCGACCGCCTCTACGGCTACGAGGTCTCCCCCGTGCTGTGGCGCAAGGTCCGTCAGGGCCTGTCCGCCGGCCGGGTGCAATCCGTGGCGACCCGGCTCGTGGTCGCCCGGGAACGCGAGCGGATGGCCTTCGTGGCCGCCGGCTACTGGGACCTGACCGGCACGTTCGCCGCAGCCGATCAGGCCTTCAAGGCCAAGCTCGCCGCCGTCGACGGCACCCGGATCGCCACCGGTCGCGACTTCTCCGACGCGGGCGAGCTCAAGTCCGCGGGCGTGATCGCCCTCGACCGCGCCGGCGCCGAGAGCCTAGCCGCCGGCCTCGCCGAGGCGAGCTTCGCCGTCCGCAGCGTCGAGACCAAGCCGTACACGCGCCGTCCGGCCGCCCCGTTCACGACCTCCACCCTGCAACAGGAGGCCTCCCGGAAGCTGCGCATGAGCGCGAACCAGACGATGCGCACCGCGCAGACCCTGTACGAGAACGGCTTCATCACCTACATGCGTACCGACTCCGCGTCGCTGTCGGGGCAGGCGGTCGCCGCCGCCCGCGCCCAGGCGACCGAGTTGTACGGCGCCGATTTCATCCCCGCGAAGCCGCGCACCTACGGCAAGGCGGCCAAGGGCGCCCAGGAGGCGCACGAGGCCATCCGCCCCGCCGGGGACACGTTCCGCACCCCCGGCCAGGTGGCCCGGGAGCTGAGCGGCGAGGCGTTCCGGCTGTACGAGCTCATCTGGAAGCGCACCGTCGCCTCGCAGATGGCCGACGCGAAGGGCTCGACCGCCACGATCCGGCTCGGCGCGGCCGCCGCCGACGGCCGGGACGCCGAGTTCTCCGCCGCCGGGACCGTGATCACGTTCCGCGGGTTCCTCGCCGCCTACGAGGAGGGCCGCGACGCCGACCGCTACGACGCGGGCGCGAACGAGTCCCGGCTGCCGCAGGTCGCCACGGGCGACGCGCTCGAGGCGGGCGAGATCGCGGCCGACGGCCACGAGACCACGCCGCCTCCCCGCTACACCGAGGCCTCGCTGGTCAAGGCGCTCGAGGAGCGGGGGATCGGCCGCCCGTCGACGTATGCCGCGACGATCTCGGTCATCACCTCCCGCGGCTACGTGGACCGTCGCGGTCAGGCACTCATCCCCAGCTGGCTCGCGTTCGCCGTGGTGCGCCTGCTCGAGGAGAACTACGGCGACCTCGTCGACTACGACTTCACGGCGCAGATGGAGAACGACCTCGACTCGATCGCGCGCGGTGAGGCCGACCGGGTGGAATGGCTCACCGGCTTCTACTACGGCGGCCCCGGGCACCCCGGCCTCAAGCCGCTCGTGGAGAGCACCGGCGACATCGATGCCCGGGCCGTGAACACGATCGACCTGGGCCAGGGGGTCGCGCTGCGTGTTGGCCGCTACGGGCCCTACGTCGAGGTCGCCGGCGCCGAGGGGGAGGATCCCAAGCGAGCCTCCGTCCCGACCGACATCGCCCCCGACGAGCTCACCGCCGCCAAGGCGCTCGAATTGATCGAGACCCAGGCGGACGGCGACCGCGAGCTCGGCGCCGATCCGGAGACCGGGCACCAGATCGTCGCCCGCACCGGGCGATTCGGCCCGTACGTGACCGAGGTCCTGCCCGAGACCGACGCGAAGAAGAAGCCGAAGCCGCGCACCGCCTCCCTCTTCAAGGACATGGAGGTCGCCGCGATCGACCTCGAGACGGCGCTGCGGCTCCTCTCCCTCCCGCGGACCGTCGGCACGGTCACCGAGGGCGAGGGGGAGGAGGCGGCCGAGGTCGCCATCACCGCCCAGAACGGCCGCTACGGTCCCTACCTGAAGAAGGGCACCGACTCCCGGTCCCTCGAGTCCGAGCAGCAGCTCTTCGACATCACCCTCGAGCAGGCGCTCGCGATCTTCGCCCAGCCGAAGCAGCGGCGGGGCGCGGCCGCGGCCAAGGCGCTCGCCGAGTTCGGGCCCGACCCCGTCTCGGGCAAGCCGGTGCTGGTCAAGGACGGCCGATTCGGCCCGTACGTGACCGACGGCACCACGAACGCCACCCTGCGCAAGGCCGACCCGTTCGAGACCCTCACGGCCGAGCGGGCCTTCGAGCTCATCGCGGAGAAGCGGGCGGCCGGGCCCGCGAAGAAGCCGGCCAAGAAGCCGGCCGCGAAGAAGCCCGCGGCCAAGAAGCCCGCGGCCAAGAAACCGGCGGCCAAGAAGAAGTAGCCGGGGCCCCGGGCTCATCCCCGGGCTCAGCGACCGGGCTCATTCCCCGGGGAAGGTCACCCCGAGCTGGCCGCGGATCGTGTCCATCGTGCTCATGACGTCGAGCGTGCCCTGCCAGGACATGAGTTCCGATGCGGTCTCGCCCGCGGCCACCGCCCGGGCCACCGCGGCCGCCTCGAACTGGAACCCGCCCTCGGCGCCCGGGTCGATCACCCGCTCCTCGCCGTCGGCGCCGGTGACCTCGAGGCGTGCCGACGGATGGTAGAAGGTGTCGGTCACCCGGATCGTGCCCGCGGTGCCGGCGATCTCGGCCACGTTGCGGGTGCGCGCGAGCATCGTGGTCGAGAGCGTGGCCACGGCGTTCGGGTAGGTGAGCACGACGCCGACGTTGGCATCGACCCCCGCGTCGGTGAGAATCCCGGCCGACGTGATCTCCTCCGGCGGGCCGAGCAGATCGTGGGTGAACGAGATCGGGTACACGCCCAGGTCGAGCAGCGCGCCGCCGGCGAGATCGGGGCGGGCCATCCGCGGCACCTGGGCGATCGGCTGGCCGTGCGCGGCGTAGACGTGGGTGATCTCGCCGATGGCGCCCGCGGCCACGAGGTCGCGCAGCGCCCGCACGTGCGGCAGGAACCGCGTCCACATCGCCTCCATCGCGAAGACCCCCGCGAGTCGGGCGGCCGTGAACACCTCCTCGGCCTCGGCCCGGTTCCGGGCGAACGCCTTCTCCACGAGCACGTGCCTGCCCGCCTCGATCGCGAGGAGGGCGTGCTCGCGGTGATGGGAGTGCGGCGAGCACACGTACACCGCCTCGACCCGCGGATCGGCGACGAGCTCCGCATAGCTGCCGTACGCCGTCCCGGCGTTGAACTCCGAGGCGAACGCCTCGGCGCGTTCCAGTGACCGCGAGCCGACGGCGACGACCCGTGAGCTCGTGTACCGGTGCAGCTCCCGGGCGAACTTGCGGGCGATCCCACCCGGGGCGAGGATGCCCCACCGCAGCGGCGGGGCGAGGGCGGGGTCGGGGCCGAGCGCGGGTGCGGCGGACATGGTCACTCCAGATCGACATCGGGGCGGGAGAGGTTGGTGGAACGGTACTGCACGGAACCGGCCGCTGCCGAGGACTGTCGGCGTGCCCGGATACAGTGAGCGCTGTGTTCATCTCCTTCGAGGGCGGCGACGGCGCGGGCAAGACCACCCAGGTGGGCCTGCTCGCCGAGTGGCTGACCGAGCGCGGCCACGATCCGCTCATCACGCGCGAACCGGGCGGCACCGAGCTGGGCCGCTCCCTGCGCGATCTCATCCTGCACGGCGGCGACATGGATCCGCGCACCGAGGCGCTGCTGTACGCGGCCGACCGGGCCCATCACGTCGACTCGCTCGTCCGCCCCGCGCTTGCAGCCGGGCGGGTCGTGCTCACCGACCGCTACCTCGACTCCTCGGTCGCCTACCAGGGCGTGGGCCGGGGACTGGGGGCGGAACGCGTCGAGGATCTCAACCGCTGGGCGGTCGGCGGGCTCCTGCCCGATCTCACGCTCCTGCTCGATCTCGATCCCGCCCGCCTGCCCGATCGCCTCCAGCGCGCCTTCGACCGGCTCGAACGCGCCGGGCAGGAATTCCACCGGGCCACGCGTGAGGCGTTCCTCGCGCGGGCGGCCGCGGCGCCGGAGCGCTTCGTGATCATGGACGCCGGAGCTCGCCCCGAGCAGCTCGCCGACCGCATCCGCGCGGTCGTCTCCGCTCGGCTGGCCCGGCCGGGAGCGCGGGCATGAGCTGGGAGGCGGTGGTCGGTCAGGAGGAGGCGGTCGCGGTCCTGGCCCAGGCGGCGGCGCACCGTGAGGCGATGACCCACGCCTGGCTGATCACCGGACCGCCGGGCTCGGGCCGGTCGGTCGCGGCCCGGGCCTTCGCCGCGGCGCTGCAGTCCCAGGGCGACCCCGATTCGCACGCCGCCCGAACGGCGTTCGCCGGCACGCACGCGGACGTCCGGGTGCATCGGAGCGAGAAGCTCATCATCGCCAAGGAGGAGGCCACGGCCCTCGTCGACCTCGCCCAGCAGGCGCCGAGCACGGGTGCGTGGCGGATCCTCATCGTGGAGGATGCCGACCGTATCTCCGAGCGCACCTCGAACGTGCTGCTCAAGGCGATCGAGGAGCCGCCCGAGCGCACTGTGTGGATCCTGTGCGCGCCGAGCCCGATCGACCTGCTGCCGACGATCCGCTCGCGCTGCCGGCAGGTGAACCTGCGGATTCCGCCCGCGCAGGCGGTCGCCGACCTGCTCGTGCGGCGCGACGGGGTCGAGCCCGAGCTCGCGCTCACCTGTGCCCTCGCGGCCCAGAGCCACATCGGGGTGGCCCGCCGGCTGGCCCTGCACGAGGACGCCCGCGCCTATCGGGAACAGGTGCTGCGCATCCCCGGGCGGATCCGGGGCGTCGGGGACGCCGTGCTCGAGGCCGGCGGGCTCATCGACGCGGCGAAGGAACAGTCCAAGGCGGCCACGGACGATCGGGACGCGGCAGAGCGGGCGGCATTCCTGCAATCGAGCGGAATCGACGCCGACGGTCGGATCCCGCCGGGGCTGCGATCGCAGCTCAACCACCTGGAGGAGGAACAGAAGCGCCGGGCCCGCCGGTCGCTGCTCGACACCCTCGACCGGGCACTGGTCGACCTCCTCTCCCTGTACCGGGATGTGATCACGGTGCAACTCGGCGCCGAGGTGGGGCTCATCAATGTGCGAGAGGAGTCACAGGTGCGCGAGCTCGCCGGCGACTCCACCGCCGAGCAGACCCTGCGCCGGATGCGCGCGATCACCCGCACCCGGGACCGATTCGCCGAATTCACGTCGATCGCGCCGCAACTGGCGCTCGAGTCGCTGTTCATCGCGCTGCGGCCGCAGGGCTGAGCGGGGCCCGGGATCGTCGTGCGGCCGCGGAGAGCCCGCCCGGTGGGCCGACCTAGGATGGGCACCGTGCGATCACAGACCACGGTGGGTACCGCCGTCCTCGCGGCCGTCTCCGCGCTCACGCTGGCCGCGTGCTCGACCACCGCGCCGATGGTTCAGGGGGGCGATGCGCCCGCCGCGGGCGGGCAGGGCGCGGGGGAGTTGAGCGAGTACTACGAACAGGCGGTGGACTGGCGCGACTGCGGGTCCCTCGAATGTGCCTCGGTCACCGTGCCGATCGACTACGCCACCCCGGACGGGGACACGCTGGACCTCGCACTCAACCGGCTGGTTCCCGCCGGGGGCGCGGACCGGTCGGTTCTCGTCAACCCCGGCGGGCCGGGCGGCTCCGGCCTCGAGCTGGTCGAATCGGCCCGCGGCTATTTCGGCACGGACCTCCTGGGCGGGGCCGCGATCGTCGGGTTCGACCCCCGGGGCGTCGGCGAGTCGAGCGGGATCCACTGCTACTCCGACGCCCGCCTGGACGAGTGGTACACGACGGAGTACGACCTCGAGACCGACGACGGCTGGGACGCCATGGTCGCGGCGCAGGAGGACTACGGGCAGGCCTGTCTGGAGAACAACCCCGAGCTGCTCGGGCACGTCGACACCGTGAGCGCCGCCCGCGACCTGGACATCATCCGGGCGGTCCTCGGGCACGAGAGCCTCGACTACCTCGGCTTCTCCTACGGCACCTTCCTCGGGGCGACCTACGCCGAGCTCTTCCCCGACCGGGTCGGCAGATTCGTGCTCGACGGGGCCATCGACCCCGCCCTGACATACGCCGAGATGACGATCGGTCAGGCGGCCGGGTTCGAGACGGCCTATCGTGCCTACCTGGCCGACTGCCTCGAGGGCGGTCAATGCCCGTTCAACGGTGACGTCGACCGTGCCTACCAGCGCACGATCGACCTGCTCGAGGAACTGGCCGACAGCCCGGCGGACACCGGGGATCCGAAACGCCCGGCGACCGACGCCGACCTCATCAGCGCGATCGTCGTCGCCCTCTACTCCACCCAGTCCTGGCCGCTGCTCAGCCAGGCCATCGGCGGGCTGCTCGACTCCGGCGACGGCGCCACGATCAAATGGCTCTCCGACTTCTCGCTCGAGCGCGACGAGGACGGGCACTACCCCGAGGACCAGGGCGCGTTCACCGCGATCAACTGCCTCGACTTCCCCGTCACGAGCGATCGGGAGGAGATCGAGACGGCGGCGGAGGCGGCGGTGGACGCCTCGGCCCTCTTCGGGCCCTACCTCGGCTACGGAGAACTGAGCTGCACCACCTGGCCGATCGAGGCGACCGGAACACGCGCCCCCATCGCCGCCGCGGGAACCCCGCCCATCGTCGTCATCGGCACGACCCGCGATCCGGCGACGCCGTACGCCTGGGCCGAGGCACTCGCCGAGGAACTCGAATCCGGGATCTTCCTCGGCTACGACGGCGACGGGCACACCGCCTACGGCAACGGCTCGTGCATCGACCCCCTGGTCGAGGACTTCCTGCTCCATGGCACCGTGCCGGCCGACGGCACCGTGTGCTGAGTCACGAACCAGGCGGTGGCGCCGGCCGATTTTGCCGCCCGGGCTCCGATCCGGGTACAGTGGGCGCGGCCCAACCGGCCACGCCGCCTTAGCTCAGTCGGCAGAGCGATTCACTCGTAATGAATAGGTCCGGGGTTCGATTCCCCGAGGCGGCTCCACAGCACACGACCCCCGGTCCACCTGGACCGGGGGTCGTGATGCATCCGGGCCTGGATCCGGGCAGGCATCCGGTGCGCTCGCGCCACGATGCGCAGGCTCGCCGGAATGCACACGGTCTCGAAGAAGGCGACGCCGCCCGGCGATCGGCGCGCCGGCGACCCGCGCGCGCACCCGCCGAACCCTCCGACGCCCGTCGACGCGACCATGCACCCGTGCGGTCACCGCGGCCACCCCCCGCCGCGGCCAACCCGACACTGCGGCCACCCCGGGTGGCCATCCAGGGCGGGCTCGAGCTCGGCCGGTACAGGGGTGGTGGGGCCGGCGACGCGGCGGAAGTCGGTCCGGAGTCGAGCAGAAGTCGCGCCGCGAGCCGGCTCTGCTCGCAGCGCCTCGAGCAATCCCGCAGACCCGCCGCGCGGCCCCGGCGTTCCGGAGCCGTGGGCCCGGGCCGACGCGCCTCACAGCCCCGGCCGCCGCGAACCGATGCACCCCGACAACTCGTCCGGCCGGTGTCGTCGTCGGAACGAGGCGCGGCGGGCGGGGACCGATGGGGACGCCTACCTGAACAACGTCAAGGTGACCGATCCCGATCGGGTGCACGCCGGTGCCGACCTGCGCGCGGGCGGGGTCGTGCTCGTGCGCGGGGGGCCGGCGGAGTCGTGTTGTGGTGACGACCGGGGGCTGTTGAGTCCCTCCACTCTGCGTCCGTGAGGCCCTGGGCCGGGGAGCCCCTGCGCCTGGGAGCCCTTGCGCCTGGGAGCCCCTGGGTCCGTCAGTGCCTGAGTGGTTCGGCTGTTGACACTTGGATTCGCATGGATTCGCATGGATTCGTCTGTGTGGCCGGGCCTGGTGGGTGGTTGTGAGTACGGTCACGAATCGGTCCGGGCTCCTCGGATTTCGACCTGGATTGGGCGGGGTTCGGGGTGTTTGTGCTGGTCAGGGCGTTGCGGGTGTGGGTGGGGGTGGGTGTGTGGGGGTGGGGGTGGGATTTGACGTGGGGGGTGGGGGTGCGTAATGTTCTATCTCGTCGCCCCGAGCGGGAGGAACGGCCGCTGAGTGTGGTTGGTTCCCGGTGGGGTGGCGGCTTGGTTGGTCATCGCGGTTTCCGCGGCGTATAGCCAGGTGGAGGCGACTGGCTCTTCGGGGCTGGATGAGGTAAGCTTCCTTCTCGGCCGGGTTCGGTTCTGGAGGCCTTCGGGTTGACGGGGTTGGTTTGGTCGGGTAGTTTGGAGAGGTTGCCCTGCGCTGGTCTGCATGTTGCGTGTGGTCCGGGTGGTGCGCGTCCGTTTCTTGAGAACTCAACAGTGTGTCAAAAATCGATGCCATATTTTATATGGTTCCCTGTGAGGGGTGATGGCTGGTCGGCTGCTCTTTGGGGTGGTTGGTTGGTTGTTGTTTCTCTTGGGTTCCTTTTTGGATGGATGAATACTTGCTAGTATTTGTCTGCCAGATCATTTGAAGGCTCGTGGCTTGCCCTGTTTTTGGGGTGGGTTGTGGGTTTCTTCGTATTGTTGATGCGTCGGGTGCTGGCTCTTCGGGGTTGGTGTTCGGGGTGTCTGTATACATTAACGGAGAGTTTGATCCTGGCTCAGGACGAACGCTGGCGGCGTGCTTAACACATGCAAGTCGAACGCTGAAGCTTGGTGCTTGCACTGGGTGGATGAGTGGCGAACGGGTGAGTAACACGTGAGTAACCTGCCCCTGGCTTCGGGATAACCGTGAGAAATTGCGGCTAATACCGGATATTAGATGCGTGCGCATGTGCGTGTCTGGAAAGATTTATCGGCGAGGGATGGACTCACGGCCTATCAGCTTGTTGGTGGGGTAATGGCCTACCAAGGCGACGACGGGTAGCCGGCCTGAGAGGGTGACCGGCCACACTGGGACTGAGATACGGCCCAGACTCCTACGGGAGGCAGCAGTGGGGAATATTGCACAATGGGCGGAAGCCTGATGCAGCGACGCCGCGTGGAGGATGACGGCCTTCGGGTTGTAAACTCCTTTCAGTAGGGAAGAAGCGAGAGTGACGGTACCTGCAGAAGAAGCGCCGGCTAACTACGTGCCAGCAGCCGCGGTAATACGTAGGGCGCAAGCGTTGTCCGGAATTATTGGGCGTAAAGAGCTCGTAGGCGGTTTGTCACGTCTGCTGTGAAAACGCGAGGCTCAACCTCGCGCCTGCAGTGGGTACGGGCAGACTAGAGTGTGGTAGGGGAGACTGGAATTCCTGGTGTAGCGGTGGAATGCGCAGATATCAGGAGGAACACCGATGGCGAAGGCAGGTCTCTGGGCCACTACTGACGCTGAGGAGCGAAAGCATGGGTAGCGAACAGGATTAGATACCCTGGTAGTCCATGCCGTAAACGTTGGGCACTAGGTGTGGGGCTCGTTCCACGAGTTCTGCGCCGCAGCTAACGCATTAAGTGCCCCGCCTGGGGAGTACGGCCGCAAGGCTAAAACTCAAAGGAATTGACGGGGGCCCGCACAAGCGGCGGAGCATGCGGATTAATTCGATGCAACGCGAAGAACCTTACCAAGGCTTGACATATACCGAAAACTCGTAGAGATACGGGGTCCGTAAGGGCGGTATACAGGTGGTGCATGGTTGTCGTCAGCTCGTGTCGTGAGATGTTGGGTTAAGTCCCGCAACGAGCGCAACCCTCGTCCTATGTTGCCAGCACGTAATGGTGGGGACTCATAGGAGACTGCCGGGGTCAACTCGGAGGAAGGTGGGGATGAGGTCAAATCATCATGCCCCTTATGTCTTGGGCTTCACGCATGCTACAATGGCCGGTACAGTGGGCTGCGATACCGTAAGGTGGAGCGAATCCCAAAAAGCCGGTCTCAGTTCGGATTGGGGTCTGCAACTCGACCCCATGAAGTCGGAGTCGCTAGTAATCGCAGATCAGCAACGCTGCGGTGAATACGTTCTCGGGCCTTGTACACACCGCCCGTCACGTCACGAAAGTCGGTAACACCCGAAGCCAGTGGCCCAACCCTTGTGGGGGGAGCTGTCGAAGGTGGGATTGGCGATTGGGACGAAGTCGTAACAAGGTAGCCGTACCGGAAGGTGCGGCTGGATCACCTCCTTTCTAAGGAGCTTCTTACGCCTGCCCCGTTGGGGTGGGTGTCAGTGCCATGCCTCGGGCGAGTGTCTCGGGGGTGGTTGCTCATGGGTGGAACATCGATTAGTTGGCGCGTTTGTTCGTGCTGGTGGCTGGTACCGCTCTTCGGGGTTGGGATGGTTGCTGGTGGGGGTGGGCGTGTTTGGCACACTGTTGGGTCCTGAGGGAACGGCCGTTAAGGGTTGTTGTCTCGTGCGGACCAGT
The window above is part of the Pseudactinotalea sp. HY158 genome. Proteins encoded here:
- the topA gene encoding type I DNA topoisomerase; translated protein: MSSRKLVIVESPAKARTIAGYLGEQFDVEASVGHIRDLPQPSELPAEMKKGPYKKFAIDVEDGFTPYYVVDPDKKKKVSELRKLLKGADELYLATDEDREGEAIAWHLLQVLEPTIPVKRMVFHEITREAIERALENTRELDDRLVDAQETRRILDRLYGYEVSPVLWRKVRQGLSAGRVQSVATRLVVARERERMAFVAAGYWDLTGTFAAADQAFKAKLAAVDGTRIATGRDFSDAGELKSAGVIALDRAGAESLAAGLAEASFAVRSVETKPYTRRPAAPFTTSTLQQEASRKLRMSANQTMRTAQTLYENGFITYMRTDSASLSGQAVAAARAQATELYGADFIPAKPRTYGKAAKGAQEAHEAIRPAGDTFRTPGQVARELSGEAFRLYELIWKRTVASQMADAKGSTATIRLGAAAADGRDAEFSAAGTVITFRGFLAAYEEGRDADRYDAGANESRLPQVATGDALEAGEIAADGHETTPPPRYTEASLVKALEERGIGRPSTYAATISVITSRGYVDRRGQALIPSWLAFAVVRLLEENYGDLVDYDFTAQMENDLDSIARGEADRVEWLTGFYYGGPGHPGLKPLVESTGDIDARAVNTIDLGQGVALRVGRYGPYVEVAGAEGEDPKRASVPTDIAPDELTAAKALELIETQADGDRELGADPETGHQIVARTGRFGPYVTEVLPETDAKKKPKPRTASLFKDMEVAAIDLETALRLLSLPRTVGTVTEGEGEEAAEVAITAQNGRYGPYLKKGTDSRSLESEQQLFDITLEQALAIFAQPKQRRGAAAAKALAEFGPDPVSGKPVLVKDGRFGPYVTDGTTNATLRKADPFETLTAERAFELIAEKRAAGPAKKPAKKPAAKKPAAKKPAAKKPAAKKK
- a CDS encoding Gfo/Idh/MocA family protein, coding for MSAAPALGPDPALAPPLRWGILAPGGIARKFARELHRYTSSRVVAVGSRSLERAEAFASEFNAGTAYGSYAELVADPRVEAVYVCSPHSHHREHALLAIEAGRHVLVEKAFARNRAEAEEVFTAARLAGVFAMEAMWTRFLPHVRALRDLVAAGAIGEITHVYAAHGQPIAQVPRMARPDLAGGALLDLGVYPISFTHDLLGPPEEITSAGILTDAGVDANVGVVLTYPNAVATLSTTMLARTRNVAEIAGTAGTIRVTDTFYHPSARLEVTGADGEERVIDPGAEGGFQFEAAAVARAVAAGETASELMSWQGTLDVMSTMDTIRGQLGVTFPGE
- the tmk gene encoding dTMP kinase, with the translated sequence MFISFEGGDGAGKTTQVGLLAEWLTERGHDPLITREPGGTELGRSLRDLILHGGDMDPRTEALLYAADRAHHVDSLVRPALAAGRVVLTDRYLDSSVAYQGVGRGLGAERVEDLNRWAVGGLLPDLTLLLDLDPARLPDRLQRAFDRLERAGQEFHRATREAFLARAAAAPERFVIMDAGARPEQLADRIRAVVSARLARPGARA
- a CDS encoding DNA polymerase III subunit delta': MSWEAVVGQEEAVAVLAQAAAHREAMTHAWLITGPPGSGRSVAARAFAAALQSQGDPDSHAARTAFAGTHADVRVHRSEKLIIAKEEATALVDLAQQAPSTGAWRILIVEDADRISERTSNVLLKAIEEPPERTVWILCAPSPIDLLPTIRSRCRQVNLRIPPAQAVADLLVRRDGVEPELALTCALAAQSHIGVARRLALHEDARAYREQVLRIPGRIRGVGDAVLEAGGLIDAAKEQSKAATDDRDAAERAAFLQSSGIDADGRIPPGLRSQLNHLEEEQKRRARRSLLDTLDRALVDLLSLYRDVITVQLGAEVGLINVREESQVRELAGDSTAEQTLRRMRAITRTRDRFAEFTSIAPQLALESLFIALRPQG
- a CDS encoding alpha/beta hydrolase; this encodes MRSQTTVGTAVLAAVSALTLAACSTTAPMVQGGDAPAAGGQGAGELSEYYEQAVDWRDCGSLECASVTVPIDYATPDGDTLDLALNRLVPAGGADRSVLVNPGGPGGSGLELVESARGYFGTDLLGGAAIVGFDPRGVGESSGIHCYSDARLDEWYTTEYDLETDDGWDAMVAAQEDYGQACLENNPELLGHVDTVSAARDLDIIRAVLGHESLDYLGFSYGTFLGATYAELFPDRVGRFVLDGAIDPALTYAEMTIGQAAGFETAYRAYLADCLEGGQCPFNGDVDRAYQRTIDLLEELADSPADTGDPKRPATDADLISAIVVALYSTQSWPLLSQAIGGLLDSGDGATIKWLSDFSLERDEDGHYPEDQGAFTAINCLDFPVTSDREEIETAAEAAVDASALFGPYLGYGELSCTTWPIEATGTRAPIAAAGTPPIVVIGTTRDPATPYAWAEALAEELESGIFLGYDGDGHTAYGNGSCIDPLVEDFLLHGTVPADGTVC